A DNA window from Paraclostridium bifermentans contains the following coding sequences:
- the dnaX gene encoding DNA polymerase III subunit gamma/tau has protein sequence MHKALYRAYRPQTFKDVVGQEHIIRTLKNQIQNNNVGHAYLFCGTRGTGKTSTAKIFARALNCQNSVDEEPCNECEVCKDILSDNIMDVIEIDAASNNSVDDIREIRENVKYTPAKCKYKVYIIDEVHMLSQGAFNALLKTLEEPPSYVIFILATTEPHKIPATILSRCQRFDFKRVTVKDMSTRMKEICDDVNVVVDDRALNLIARNSQGALRDALSILDQCMSFSENDIEYKDVVDLLGTVNIEQLFEMAEYVIKEDTKKCLEILNEFVVWGKDIKNLIDDLIDHFRNLMVCKVSSDLDEIISLPEEIVEQLKAQASTIEVNDIIRILNILSTTQDAIKVSSNPRVLAEVSIMKLSQPMFDESKESLLKRISNLEEVIKSGKININNNIEIESKKETKETSEKNEVEAEEEVFYEEVKSEDVELIEKSWENILTHIKKDKNMPVYAILREAKEFNVSANNLYIVFDDNFAFAKNKLSDEKTRNYIESVIREILNRSFGIKIILKSESKNIKLEIEKEQKDKGEEILKSVFPKEIIDIKQSINENEIK, from the coding sequence ATGCATAAGGCGTTGTATAGAGCCTACAGGCCTCAAACATTTAAAGACGTTGTAGGACAAGAACATATAATTAGAACTTTAAAAAACCAGATCCAAAATAATAATGTAGGACATGCATATTTATTTTGTGGAACTAGAGGTACAGGGAAAACCTCAACTGCAAAGATTTTTGCAAGAGCTTTAAATTGCCAAAACTCTGTAGATGAAGAGCCTTGTAATGAATGTGAGGTTTGTAAAGATATATTAAGTGATAACATTATGGATGTTATAGAAATAGATGCAGCATCAAACAATAGTGTTGATGACATAAGGGAAATTAGAGAAAATGTAAAATATACTCCAGCAAAATGTAAATATAAGGTTTATATAATAGATGAGGTGCATATGCTATCTCAAGGTGCATTTAATGCACTTTTAAAAACACTTGAAGAGCCACCTTCATATGTAATATTTATATTAGCAACAACAGAACCTCATAAAATACCTGCTACAATTTTATCTAGATGTCAAAGATTTGATTTTAAAAGAGTTACAGTTAAAGATATGTCTACTAGAATGAAGGAAATATGCGATGATGTAAATGTAGTTGTAGATGACAGGGCTTTAAATTTAATAGCAAGAAACTCTCAAGGTGCACTTAGAGATGCACTTAGTATATTAGATCAATGTATGTCATTTAGTGAAAATGATATAGAATACAAAGATGTTGTGGATTTATTGGGAACAGTAAATATAGAGCAACTATTTGAAATGGCAGAGTACGTTATAAAAGAGGATACAAAGAAATGTTTAGAGATATTGAATGAGTTTGTAGTATGGGGTAAAGATATAAAGAACTTGATAGATGATTTAATAGATCATTTTAGAAACTTAATGGTGTGCAAGGTATCTAGTGATTTAGATGAAATAATTTCTTTACCAGAAGAAATAGTTGAACAGTTAAAAGCACAGGCAAGCACAATAGAGGTAAATGATATTATTAGAATTCTTAATATACTATCAACAACTCAGGATGCGATTAAGGTATCTTCAAATCCTAGAGTATTGGCAGAGGTTAGTATAATGAAATTATCTCAACCAATGTTTGATGAAAGCAAAGAATCTCTTTTAAAAAGAATATCTAATTTAGAAGAGGTTATAAAAAGTGGAAAGATAAATATAAATAATAATATTGAGATAGAAAGTAAAAAAGAAACTAAAGAGACTTCGGAAAAAAATGAAGTTGAAGCTGAGGAAGAAGTTTTTTACGAAGAAGTTAAAAGTGAAGATGTTGAGTTAATAGAGAAATCTTGGGAAAATATACTTACTCATATAAAGAAAGATAAAAATATGCCTGTATATGCTATTTTAAGAGAGGCAAAAGAATTTAATGTAAGTGCAAATAACTTATATATAGTATTTGATGATAACTTTGCATTTGCAAAAAACAAATTAAGTGATGAAAAAACTAGAAATTATATAGAGAGTGTAATAAGAGAAATACTGAATAGAAGTTTCGGTATAAAAATAATCTTAAAGTCAGAGTCAAAAAATATAAAACTAGAAATAGAAAAAGAACAAAAGGATAAAGGCGAAGAAATATTAAAATCTGTTTTTCCTAAAGAAATAATAGACATTAAGCAAAGTATAAATGAAAATGAAATTAAATAA
- a CDS encoding YbaB/EbfC family nucleoid-associated protein gives MAKKGFPGMMPGNMNQLLKQAQKMQTDMQKMQEDLETKEIETSVGGGAVTVKVNGKKEVVDIQIKPEVVDPDDIEMLQDLVLSAVNEALRSVDDMQSSQMNKLTGGMNIPGLF, from the coding sequence ATGGCTAAAAAAGGATTCCCAGGAATGATGCCTGGAAATATGAATCAATTATTAAAACAAGCTCAAAAAATGCAAACTGATATGCAAAAGATGCAAGAAGACTTAGAAACAAAAGAAATCGAAACTTCTGTTGGAGGAGGAGCTGTTACAGTTAAAGTTAACGGTAAGAAAGAAGTTGTTGATATTCAAATAAAACCTGAAGTTGTAGATCCAGATGATATAGAAATGCTTCAAGACTTAGTATTAAGTGCTGTTAATGAAGCATTAAGAAGTGTTGATGATATGCAATCTTCACAAATGAATAAATTAACTGGAGGAATGAATATTCCTGGGTTATTCTAG
- the recR gene encoding recombination mediator RecR gives MQTYSGPISRLIEEFSKLPGVGRKTAQRLAFHVINMNINDVEALSKAIVEAKKEIKYCSICYNITDKDPCSMCSNKNRDSGTICVVEDPRDVAAMEKTKEFHGQYHVLNGVISPMDGIGPDMIRVKELIQRLGNQEVREVIMATNPTIEGEATAMYIARLLKPMGIKVTRIAHGLPVGGDLEYADEVTITKALEGRREI, from the coding sequence ATGCAAACTTATTCAGGGCCTATTTCAAGGCTAATAGAAGAATTTTCTAAGCTTCCTGGAGTTGGAAGAAAAACTGCACAGAGACTAGCTTTTCACGTTATTAATATGAATATTAATGATGTAGAAGCTTTATCTAAGGCTATAGTAGAAGCTAAGAAGGAAATAAAATACTGTTCTATTTGTTATAATATAACAGATAAAGACCCATGTAGCATGTGTTCTAATAAAAATAGGGACAGTGGCACTATATGTGTAGTTGAAGATCCTAGAGATGTAGCAGCTATGGAAAAAACAAAAGAATTCCATGGTCAATACCATGTATTAAATGGAGTAATTTCTCCTATGGATGGTATAGGTCCAGATATGATAAGAGTTAAAGAACTTATACAAAGATTAGGAAATCAAGAAGTAAGAGAAGTTATAATGGCAACAAATCCAACTATAGAAGGTGAAGCTACAGCTATGTATATAGCAAGGCTTTTAAAACCTATGGGAATAAAGGTTACTAGAATTGCTCATGGATTACCAGTAGGTGGAGATTTAGAGTATGCCGATGAAGTTACAATAACTAAAGCTCTAGAAGGAAGAAGAGAAATATAA
- a CDS encoding nucleoside deaminase, whose translation MDKSFYMSEAIKEAYKAYGKGETPIGAVIVRNGEIIARAHNLTETLNDPTAHAEILAIRKASDYLGGWRLINCDLYVTMEPCIMCSGAIVQSRIKKLIIGTKHIKNLNIEKQHEFKVDYFNTCNIDVTFDILKEECSDVLQKFFKELRKRQ comes from the coding sequence ATGGACAAATCGTTTTATATGAGTGAAGCAATTAAAGAAGCATATAAAGCTTATGGAAAAGGCGAGACACCCATAGGTGCAGTCATAGTGAGGAATGGTGAAATTATAGCTAGAGCGCATAATCTAACTGAAACATTAAATGATCCTACAGCCCATGCTGAAATATTAGCAATAAGAAAGGCTTCAGATTACTTAGGTGGATGGAGACTTATAAATTGCGACTTGTATGTTACTATGGAACCATGTATAATGTGTAGTGGAGCTATAGTTCAATCAAGGATAAAAAAACTTATAATAGGAACTAAGCATATAAAAAACTTAAATATAGAAAAGCAACATGAATTCAAAGTTGACTACTTTAATACTTGCAATATAGATGTAACATTTGATATATTAAAAGAAGAATGTTCAGATGTATTACAAAAGTTTTTTAAAGAGTTAAGAAAGCGACAGTAA
- a CDS encoding mechanosensitive ion channel family protein produces the protein MISGTTTQVSQKTIETFFHAVKNSGPKLIYAIIFLIVGLYACKWLKRYSKKIILKYNVERGVANFASYAIYGASVLMVVMTCLDIINFPVQSFMTVMVSLIGVIGLSLGLAFKEILSNLGAGMIILFFQPFKTGDYIGGSGVEGTVADIQIFSTILKTPDNKAIIVPNFKLTSDNIINYTHQEKRRIDFSFGVSYDTNIKAVKDVLDKIFREDKRILKDPETIIGLNALGENAMQIIARPWVKTDDYWSVYFDIMEKVKVKFDENNIEIPFPSRVVYYKNCEEDIKK, from the coding sequence ATGATTAGTGGAACTACAACACAGGTATCTCAAAAAACTATAGAAACTTTTTTTCATGCAGTTAAAAATAGTGGACCTAAATTAATATACGCAATTATATTCCTTATTGTAGGATTATATGCTTGTAAATGGTTAAAAAGATATAGCAAAAAAATTATACTTAAATACAATGTAGAAAGAGGCGTAGCCAACTTTGCATCATATGCTATTTATGGAGCTAGTGTTCTTATGGTTGTTATGACCTGTTTAGATATAATTAATTTCCCTGTACAATCTTTTATGACTGTTATGGTATCATTGATAGGTGTCATTGGTTTATCATTAGGTTTAGCTTTTAAAGAAATATTATCAAACTTAGGTGCAGGTATGATAATTTTATTTTTCCAACCATTTAAAACTGGAGATTATATAGGTGGATCTGGGGTTGAAGGGACTGTTGCTGATATACAAATTTTTAGTACAATACTAAAAACTCCTGATAATAAGGCTATTATAGTACCAAATTTTAAATTAACTAGTGATAATATAATTAACTATACACATCAGGAAAAAAGAAGAATAGATTTTTCATTTGGGGTATCGTATGATACAAATATAAAAGCTGTAAAAGATGTGTTAGATAAAATTTTCAGAGAAGATAAACGAATTTTAAAAGATCCAGAAACTATAATAGGATTAAATGCATTAGGTGAAAATGCTATGCAGATAATAGCAAGACCATGGGTAAAGACTGATGATTACTGGAGTGTATATTTTGATATAATGGAGAAGGTAAAAGTGAAATTTGATGAGAATAACATTGAAATACCATTCCCTTCAAGAGTTGTATATTATAAAAATTGTGAAGAGGACATAAAAAAATAA
- a CDS encoding MGDG synthase family glycosyltransferase: MSKKVLIMSASTGGGHNRAARAIEEELIKKTLDGENIECKIIDSLKLVNTTMDKIISRGYEKSAIYTPNAYGKVYRFSETGLVSKNEFKGNMITTFMAKRFRRLLLDEQPDLIIGTHPFPMIALSTLKKQCSTNSNPVFHTSFNDNFNNHFNNENFPTLISVLTDYTTHSTWIQHELDYYVVGHEYVKELLISEGVDGDKVKPLGIPVEKSFLQHRNRETVLSELGFDPEKLTVLLMGGSFGAGNMKETFEEMLDIDRDFQILVITGRNESLKEKLSKKLENHITSKTVHILGFTDKMNDILASIDILVTKPGGLTTTEALLKDVPMIVPYYIPGQEEENLDFLCNCGSALRTTKKYTLSVLLKVIIDDPSRLELLKKNIKSIRKFNSSQNIANLIEGELS, translated from the coding sequence ATGAGCAAGAAAGTATTAATTATGTCCGCATCTACAGGTGGTGGCCATAATAGAGCAGCTAGAGCTATTGAAGAAGAACTAATAAAAAAGACACTTGACGGAGAAAACATAGAATGTAAAATCATAGATAGTTTAAAACTTGTAAATACTACTATGGATAAGATTATATCTAGAGGATATGAAAAATCTGCTATTTATACACCTAATGCATATGGTAAAGTTTATAGATTTTCTGAAACTGGACTTGTTTCTAAAAATGAGTTTAAAGGAAATATGATAACAACTTTTATGGCTAAACGTTTTAGAAGATTACTTTTAGATGAGCAACCAGATCTAATCATAGGAACTCATCCTTTTCCTATGATAGCACTTAGTACTTTAAAGAAACAATGTAGCACTAATAGCAATCCCGTATTTCACACTAGCTTTAACGATAATTTTAATAATCATTTTAACAATGAAAATTTCCCTACACTTATTTCAGTATTAACTGATTATACAACTCATTCTACATGGATACAGCATGAGTTAGATTACTATGTTGTAGGGCATGAATATGTTAAAGAGCTTCTTATCTCAGAAGGTGTTGATGGAGATAAAGTTAAGCCTCTTGGAATTCCAGTTGAAAAATCATTCTTACAACATAGAAATAGAGAAACAGTTTTATCTGAATTAGGTTTTGATCCTGAAAAATTAACAGTTCTTCTTATGGGAGGCAGTTTTGGGGCTGGGAATATGAAAGAAACATTCGAAGAAATGCTCGATATAGATAGAGATTTCCAAATTTTAGTTATAACAGGTAGAAACGAATCTCTGAAAGAAAAACTTTCAAAAAAACTAGAAAATCATATAACTAGTAAAACAGTACATATTTTAGGATTTACAGATAAAATGAATGATATTTTAGCTTCTATAGATATACTTGTTACAAAGCCAGGTGGACTTACAACAACAGAGGCGCTATTGAAAGATGTTCCTATGATAGTTCCATACTATATACCTGGTCAAGAAGAGGAAAATTTAGATTTCTTATGTAATTGTGGTTCTGCACTTAGGACAACTAAAAAATATACTTTATCAGTACTATTAAAAGTAATAATAGATGATCCTTCTAGACTTGAACTTCTTAAAAAAAATATTAAATCAATTAGAAAATTTAATTCCTCTCAAAACATAGCTAATCTTATAGAGGGCGAATTATCATAA
- a CDS encoding glutaredoxin family protein yields the protein MKKIEIFSSDKCKQCIELKKYLKEKNINYTEYNISGNDENRKTLINLGYMSVPVLLIDGNHVLGFDKSRIDSLLEL from the coding sequence ATGAAAAAAATAGAAATTTTTAGTAGTGATAAATGTAAACAATGTATTGAATTAAAAAAGTATCTAAAAGAAAAAAACATAAATTATACTGAATATAATATATCTGGGAATGACGAAAATAGAAAAACTCTTATAAACCTTGGATATATGTCTGTGCCAGTTTTACTTATAGATGGAAATCATGTTTTAGGTTTTGATAAGAGTAGAATAGATAGTTTATTAGAATTATAA
- the serS gene encoding serine--tRNA ligase, translated as MLDIKRIRENLDEIKKAMEIRGEKEFDLDIVVELDNKRRELLQEVEVMKNELNVESKKIPQLIKEGVDVTEAKVKLKQLSEKIKGFDEKVKEVEEKMEYNLMRIPNVPHPDVPQGTTDEDNVQIRTWGDPTKFEFENKAHWDIGTGLGILDFETAGKITGSRFTLYRGLGARLERSLINFFLNTHTEKHGYTEVLPPFMANRASFIGTGQLPKFEEDMFKLEGLDYFLIPTAEVPVTNIHRDEILSADELPVKYCAYTPCFRSEAGSAGRDTRGLVRQHQFNKVELVKFVKPEESYEELEKLTNDAETMLQMLGLPYRVVRICTGDLGFTAAFKYDLEVWMPSYNRYVEISSCSNFEDFQARRAGIRFKRDKKAKAEYVHTLNGSGLAVGRCLAAILENYQQADGSVVVPEALRPYMGVDVIKKDEL; from the coding sequence ATGTTAGATATAAAAAGAATAAGAGAAAATTTAGATGAAATAAAAAAAGCAATGGAAATAAGAGGCGAAAAAGAATTTGACCTTGATATAGTTGTAGAATTAGATAATAAGAGAAGAGAATTACTTCAAGAAGTTGAAGTTATGAAAAATGAATTAAATGTAGAATCAAAGAAAATACCTCAATTAATAAAAGAAGGTGTAGATGTTACAGAAGCAAAAGTTAAGTTAAAGCAATTATCTGAAAAGATAAAAGGATTTGATGAGAAAGTTAAAGAAGTAGAAGAAAAAATGGAATATAACTTAATGAGAATTCCTAATGTTCCTCACCCAGATGTTCCACAAGGAACAACAGATGAAGATAATGTACAAATTAGAACTTGGGGAGATCCTACAAAGTTTGAATTTGAAAACAAAGCTCACTGGGATATAGGAACAGGATTAGGTATATTAGATTTTGAAACTGCAGGTAAAATAACAGGATCAAGATTTACTTTATACAGAGGTTTAGGAGCTAGACTTGAAAGATCATTAATAAACTTCTTCCTAAATACTCATACTGAAAAGCATGGATACACAGAAGTATTACCTCCATTCATGGCAAATAGAGCTAGTTTTATAGGAACAGGTCAACTTCCTAAATTCGAAGAAGATATGTTTAAATTAGAAGGCCTTGATTACTTCTTAATACCAACTGCAGAGGTTCCTGTAACAAATATACACAGAGATGAAATATTATCAGCAGACGAGTTACCAGTAAAATATTGTGCATACACTCCATGTTTCAGATCTGAAGCAGGATCAGCAGGAAGAGATACAAGAGGATTAGTAAGACAACATCAATTCAATAAAGTTGAATTAGTTAAGTTTGTTAAGCCAGAAGAATCTTATGAAGAATTAGAAAAATTAACAAATGATGCTGAAACTATGTTACAAATGTTAGGATTACCATATAGAGTTGTAAGAATATGTACAGGAGATTTAGGATTTACAGCTGCATTTAAATACGATTTAGAAGTATGGATGCCAAGTTACAACAGATATGTTGAAATTTCTTCTTGTTCAAACTTTGAAGATTTCCAAGCTAGAAGAGCTGGAATAAGATTCAAGAGAGATAAGAAAGCAAAAGCTGAATATGTTCATACATTAAATGGATCAGGATTAGCAGTAGGAAGATGTTTAGCTGCTATATTAGAAAACTATCAACAAGCTGATGGGTCTGTAGTAGTTCCTGAAGCATTAAGACCATACATGGGTGTTGATGTTATAAAGAAAGATGAATTATAA